From one Methylomonas paludis genomic stretch:
- a CDS encoding porin, with product MKLKKVTHKLQTRTCLASLVLMSATTAHADNWKDASGAFEASGYNINDLNFFKKNNLKLGGWVETSISANDNARHDGFNGPVTFQDRTSELQLNQLNMFLQKGVTASGDTFDWGGRFDIMFGSDSIFTQAYGNPTYNPNTGAAEPRGNWDLKLSGDRFYGFAMPNAYAEFNLPMGEGLNIKAGHFYTPVGYEVVTAPDNFFVTKPYTFQYGEPFTHTGLLGSYTFNPNWNVTAGALTGSSTGGWDGSFNRNLATWSGLLGGTWTSDDAGTSLYISGTAGPQSDNNSSFWGIFSIVGKHNITDKLHLILQHDHGYANNVITGNGLNAVAAGSTTSALQNAEWYGLNSYLLYDVTDKLGAGLRAEWFRDNNGWRIDGPGRCGAAANTNGYGASATNYNYACNSSAFGAYPFAGSGYYELTAGLVYKPIKWLNLRPNVRFDYANAAQFAGGKEHTQVLFTADAVVIF from the coding sequence ATGAAATTAAAGAAGGTTACCCACAAGCTGCAGACCCGCACTTGTCTTGCCAGCCTGGTTTTAATGAGTGCCACCACCGCTCATGCCGACAACTGGAAAGATGCTTCAGGTGCGTTTGAAGCCAGCGGCTATAATATTAATGATCTTAATTTTTTTAAGAAAAACAATCTTAAGCTGGGCGGCTGGGTAGAAACCAGTATCAGCGCCAATGATAACGCTAGACACGATGGCTTTAACGGCCCGGTAACTTTCCAGGATCGTACTTCAGAGTTGCAGCTCAATCAGCTAAATATGTTTTTGCAAAAAGGTGTAACTGCTAGCGGAGATACCTTCGATTGGGGCGGTCGTTTCGACATCATGTTTGGCAGCGACTCCATCTTTACTCAAGCCTATGGTAACCCTACTTATAATCCAAACACTGGAGCCGCAGAACCTCGCGGCAACTGGGATCTTAAGCTCAGCGGCGATCGTTTTTACGGCTTTGCCATGCCGAATGCCTACGCCGAATTCAACTTGCCTATGGGTGAAGGCTTGAATATTAAAGCGGGTCATTTTTATACGCCTGTTGGCTATGAGGTTGTAACCGCACCGGATAACTTCTTTGTCACCAAGCCCTATACCTTCCAATACGGGGAGCCTTTCACACACACCGGCTTGTTGGGTAGCTATACTTTCAACCCCAACTGGAACGTAACAGCCGGTGCCCTGACAGGTAGCTCGACTGGTGGTTGGGACGGCAGTTTCAACCGCAATCTGGCAACTTGGTCAGGCTTGCTGGGCGGCACCTGGACCAGCGATGATGCGGGTACCTCTTTATATATTTCCGGTACCGCCGGCCCACAATCTGATAACAACAGTAGCTTCTGGGGTATTTTCAGTATCGTCGGCAAACACAATATCACCGACAAACTCCACTTGATCCTGCAACATGACCACGGTTATGCCAATAACGTCATCACCGGCAACGGCCTGAATGCTGTGGCAGCTGGATCAACAACCAGTGCACTGCAAAATGCCGAATGGTATGGTCTTAACTCCTATCTGTTATATGATGTGACGGACAAACTCGGTGCCGGTTTACGTGCGGAATGGTTCCGTGACAACAACGGCTGGCGGATAGACGGCCCGGGTCGTTGCGGCGCAGCGGCAAATACCAACGGTTATGGCGCCTCAGCAACCAACTACAACTACGCATGTAATTCAAGTGCCTTCGGCGCATATCCATTTGCAGGCAGCGGCTATTATGAGCTGACCGCAGGTTTGGTTTACAAACCTATCAAATGGTTGAATCTGCGTCCTAACGTGCGCTTCGACTATGCTAACGCAGCACAATTTGCTGGCGGGAAAGAGCACACTCAAGTATTGTTCACCGCAGACGCTGTGGTGATATTCTAA